Proteins encoded together in one Marispirochaeta sp. window:
- a CDS encoding MFS transporter, with product MKRKSMSVFLVLWAGQLVSSLGTGMTGFALGVYVFEETSRVSSFALLVSALFIPAILLRPAGGVLADRMDRRILIILGDLGSAAGVVIILLHLKTGTLTPGIASLCVAFSSAFTALQNPAYKASLTDLLDAQQYARAGGLVQLASSAQHLLAPLGAGFLLAAAGLDIILLLDIASFLVAVTSAFLIPGIRPDRIHTRGQGFIADMGTGSACLRRKRQVMETVILLSLVTFFVGMLQVLFGPMMLSLFDPATLGMVQAVSASGMLAGSVLIGFLGLPQRLDILIAVSLGTAGIFLGMMGCSTGLVWISVNFFLFFFCLPFINTGAEVLIRTAVPNAFQGRVWGLIGFITQTGYIIAYVCAGSLADHVFNPLLLDRGFLAPSVGRLTGTGPGRGIALMLILAGSGLAVTAWLVVLRWLCSIWPARLEEDCRI from the coding sequence ATGAAAAGGAAATCAATGTCCGTCTTTCTTGTCCTGTGGGCGGGACAGCTTGTCTCTTCTCTGGGTACCGGCATGACCGGCTTTGCCCTTGGGGTATATGTTTTTGAGGAAACCTCCAGGGTAAGCAGTTTTGCATTGCTGGTTTCGGCCCTGTTTATACCGGCGATTCTGCTGCGCCCTGCGGGCGGTGTCCTGGCGGACCGTATGGACCGAAGAATACTCATAATCCTTGGCGACCTTGGCTCCGCTGCGGGAGTTGTCATCATCCTGCTGCACCTTAAAACCGGAACGCTGACCCCCGGCATAGCCTCTTTATGCGTGGCCTTCAGTTCCGCCTTTACTGCCCTGCAGAATCCGGCATACAAGGCTTCACTTACGGATCTTCTGGATGCACAGCAGTATGCCCGGGCCGGCGGCCTGGTCCAGCTGGCATCCTCGGCACAGCACCTGCTGGCTCCCCTGGGTGCCGGTTTTCTTCTTGCAGCAGCGGGTCTGGATATCATTCTGCTGCTGGATATTGCAAGCTTTCTGGTTGCGGTGACTTCGGCTTTCCTGATTCCCGGGATTCGCCCCGACAGAATACATACAAGAGGCCAGGGTTTTATTGCCGATATGGGGACCGGATCGGCCTGCCTGCGGAGAAAGAGGCAGGTAATGGAGACTGTCATTCTGCTCTCCCTCGTGACCTTTTTTGTGGGAATGCTGCAGGTCCTCTTTGGACCAATGATGCTCAGTCTTTTTGATCCCGCTACCCTTGGAATGGTACAGGCCGTAAGCGCTTCTGGAATGCTTGCCGGAAGCGTACTGATCGGTTTTCTCGGCCTGCCCCAGAGACTCGATATTCTGATCGCTGTCAGCCTGGGAACGGCAGGGATTTTTCTTGGAATGATGGGATGCAGTACCGGACTGGTCTGGATCAGCGTCAATTTCTTTCTCTTTTTTTTCTGCCTGCCCTTTATTAACACCGGTGCCGAGGTTCTTATTCGAACAGCGGTCCCGAATGCGTTTCAGGGGCGGGTCTGGGGGCTCATCGGCTTTATAACCCAGACAGGCTACATTATTGCTTATGTCTGTGCGGGGAGCCTGGCGGACCATGTCTTCAATCCCCTTTTGCTGGACCGGGGATTTCTGGCCCCATCCGTCGGTCGACTGACCGGTACAGGGCCGGGCAGGGGGATCGCTCTCATGCTGATTCTCGCAGGTTCAGGCCTCGCCGTTACAGCCTGGCTTGTTGTTTTACGGTGGCTGTGTTCGATCTGGCCTGCAAGGCTGGAGGAGGACTGCAGGATATGA
- a CDS encoding cysteine-rich small domain-containing protein — translation MQKESYRWFSNRKCKYYPCHKGIEEINCLFCFCPLYWFPDCGGSYVLTEEGVKDCSGCLKPHLPVGYDEILAEISARIKTQSARKGSGQKNNPKTGNENTPADMEH, via the coding sequence ATGCAAAAGGAAAGCTATCGCTGGTTCAGTAACCGAAAGTGCAAGTATTATCCCTGCCACAAAGGGATTGAAGAGATAAACTGCCTTTTCTGTTTTTGTCCCCTCTACTGGTTTCCTGATTGCGGTGGAAGCTATGTTCTGACCGAAGAGGGAGTAAAAGACTGCAGCGGCTGTCTGAAACCCCATCTGCCAGTGGGCTACGATGAAATCCTCGCGGAAATTTCGGCACGGATAAAGACGCAGTCAGCCCGCAAAGGTTCCGGCCAGAAGAACAACCCCAAAACCGGCAACGAGAATACCCCCGCCGATATGGAGCACTAG
- a CDS encoding glycoside hydrolase family 36 protein, whose protein sequence is MRFIPEYSSLAYSRQYGKSPLSLSGRWPLEDGSLQLEFEEERKNESPRYRFILKGKQGIFLHSVSLTGRLEGTLRPVSLFSEGHHSRTCVEILSPSDRQYQTRRKAGEHDSASMVILSDGLNPDLMLAQEAPFQEFTSCTVHSARQPVHITLTWVIEREVEAGQSYSTGWITQSAGTGEVLLRDWSLRNASRLPSINKPGKTPPMVWSPAPRRYFETSAEEIRRNLNAAREKRLPFDVLLIDDGWQRTIGDWTGADERFNDKLPVLAQEIAAADFRPGLWIAPFVAARDSSIYAKPGWLLCNERGKPVEAGYNPRWKKQMFALDISHPEVAEYITQLITRITRDWGFSYLKLDFLHAASLNGSRYNSKRTPAQVLIEGLERIRKAAGDMVHLAANGLPLPAGEGILDSVSIAPEFIPQSKKSRLPGLPRTRMNEESRRVIRNIVLRSHMNRTFWINVAGHLIFTKSASMVENQRNAALRAALIYSGGSLFVADDLSLYGEEEAELIKNSFAEARELSKGQTTPLRLFGEPGVCTVYNDSGCIVLFNLNDTETTIELRLSPFRELLAPYNSYRPFDGAEDHPLEAPRNITLKPREYRQIQLRNI, encoded by the coding sequence ATGCGTTTTATTCCTGAATACTCTTCTCTTGCTTATTCCCGTCAATATGGTAAATCCCCGCTGTCACTCTCCGGACGTTGGCCGTTGGAAGACGGCAGTCTCCAGCTCGAATTTGAGGAAGAGCGGAAAAATGAATCACCCCGGTATCGCTTTATTCTAAAAGGCAAACAGGGAATTTTTCTACATTCTGTCAGCCTGACCGGACGGCTGGAAGGCACCCTTCGTCCTGTGTCCCTGTTCAGCGAAGGACACCACTCCCGGACCTGTGTCGAGATTCTCAGCCCTTCGGACCGTCAATACCAGACTCGCAGGAAAGCCGGAGAGCACGACTCGGCGAGCATGGTTATCCTTTCCGATGGGCTGAATCCGGACCTGATGCTCGCCCAGGAGGCCCCTTTTCAGGAATTTACCTCCTGCACGGTACACAGCGCCCGGCAGCCGGTTCACATTACCCTGACCTGGGTCATTGAACGGGAAGTAGAAGCCGGACAGAGCTATTCCACCGGCTGGATTACCCAGTCCGCCGGAACAGGGGAAGTACTGCTGCGGGACTGGAGTCTCCGTAATGCAAGCAGGCTTCCCTCCATAAATAAACCGGGTAAAACGCCGCCGATGGTATGGTCGCCGGCACCTCGCCGCTATTTCGAAACTTCAGCGGAAGAAATTCGCCGTAATCTGAATGCTGCCAGGGAAAAGCGGCTGCCTTTTGATGTCCTGCTGATCGATGATGGCTGGCAGCGGACAATCGGAGACTGGACCGGCGCCGACGAACGTTTCAATGACAAACTCCCCGTGCTTGCACAGGAAATCGCGGCTGCCGATTTCCGGCCGGGATTGTGGATCGCCCCCTTTGTCGCCGCCAGGGACTCCAGTATCTACGCTAAACCCGGATGGCTGCTGTGCAACGAAAGAGGAAAACCCGTGGAAGCAGGCTACAATCCCCGCTGGAAAAAGCAGATGTTTGCTTTGGATATAAGCCATCCCGAGGTAGCCGAGTATATTACACAGCTGATTACACGCATTACCCGAGACTGGGGCTTCAGCTATCTGAAGCTGGATTTTCTTCATGCAGCTTCATTAAATGGAAGCCGTTACAACAGCAAACGTACACCGGCCCAGGTTCTGATTGAAGGACTGGAAAGAATCCGCAAAGCTGCAGGAGATATGGTACATCTGGCAGCAAACGGCCTGCCTTTACCGGCAGGAGAGGGGATCCTTGACTCAGTCAGCATAGCTCCGGAGTTTATTCCCCAGTCAAAAAAATCCCGGCTTCCAGGATTGCCTCGCACCAGGATGAACGAAGAATCCCGGCGGGTTATCCGGAATATTGTGCTCCGCAGTCACATGAATCGGACCTTCTGGATCAATGTAGCCGGTCACTTAATTTTTACAAAAAGCGCTTCAATGGTGGAAAACCAGAGGAACGCGGCACTGCGGGCGGCTCTGATATACAGCGGAGGAAGCCTGTTTGTTGCTGACGATCTGAGCCTTTACGGGGAAGAAGAAGCCGAGCTGATTAAAAACAGCTTTGCAGAGGCACGGGAACTCAGCAAAGGACAAACTACCCCGCTGCGCTTATTCGGTGAGCCCGGGGTCTGCACCGTATACAACGATAGCGGCTGCATTGTACTATTTAATCTCAACGATACCGAAACAACAATTGAATTGCGTCTTTCACCCTTTCGTGAGCTCCTGGCGCCATATAATTCATACCGCCCCTTTGACGGCGCAGAAGACCACCCCCTCGAGGCACCCCGAAATATTACCCTTAAACCGCGGGAATACAGGCAGATACAGCTTCGCAACATCTGA
- a CDS encoding LuxR C-terminal-related transcriptional regulator gives MQHFVMVFYILFFASGFMGGAALVLMQIRIRNRILRYLLYIQALFLFGMALVMFIYYFQSLPGDRAAGGTGVLLFLATGTNTALWILVFLLMRRMLSPAALRKTFTIAAELFVGLVVLKSAANMVLVALAGNSGRGIIALTGLKAWNLTGHVLTGLAMAAFGILAVQSGNRKEPAALRSLLRAYGLCTAIFAPAGFLEAMIQSAGIDWLAALSLDHLYYLAWNLVSMSAAIRLFRSAGDGTAIMDSVPHERVEVLGLSPREAEIAVMIAHGLANKEIAHRLCISPATVRTHIYNLYQKAGARSRIELLNKLRT, from the coding sequence GTGCAGCACTTTGTGATGGTGTTCTATATCCTCTTTTTTGCCTCCGGCTTTATGGGCGGTGCTGCACTGGTATTAATGCAGATCCGGATACGGAACCGGATCCTGCGATACCTTCTATACATTCAGGCCCTCTTTCTTTTCGGTATGGCTCTTGTCATGTTCATCTACTACTTTCAGAGTCTGCCGGGAGACAGGGCTGCAGGAGGGACCGGGGTTCTGTTGTTCCTGGCTACGGGAACGAATACTGCTCTCTGGATCCTGGTTTTTCTCCTGATGCGGCGCATGCTTTCTCCTGCCGCGCTCCGTAAGACTTTTACCATAGCCGCGGAACTCTTTGTCGGTTTGGTTGTACTTAAAAGCGCAGCAAATATGGTTCTGGTAGCCCTTGCCGGCAACAGCGGCAGGGGCATAATTGCCCTCACAGGTCTTAAAGCCTGGAACCTGACGGGGCATGTCCTGACCGGACTGGCTATGGCCGCCTTCGGCATTCTGGCGGTACAATCGGGCAACCGGAAAGAACCTGCTGCTTTACGCTCATTGTTACGGGCCTACGGCCTCTGCACAGCAATATTTGCTCCCGCCGGATTCCTTGAGGCCATGATACAGTCTGCGGGAATCGACTGGCTGGCAGCTTTATCCCTGGACCATCTGTATTACCTGGCCTGGAACCTGGTTTCCATGAGCGCTGCGATCCGTTTGTTCAGATCAGCCGGAGATGGAACAGCGATTATGGACTCCGTGCCCCATGAACGGGTCGAAGTCCTTGGTCTTTCCCCCAGGGAGGCGGAGATTGCCGTCATGATCGCCCATGGCCTGGCAAACAAGGAGATTGCCCACCGGCTCTGTATTTCTCCAGCCACTGTGCGCACACACATCTATAATCTCTATCAGAAGGCCGGCGCCAGAAGCCGTATCGAACTGCTGAACAAGCTCAGAACATAG
- a CDS encoding methyl-accepting chemotaxis protein, giving the protein MKLRQQFLLIVGIPIAGILLIFATGYFSFTSLENEVDMLDTIQQDRATLLNADRDAYQGFLAEKMSLDTIDRQELKTLDADSLENLDQAWERIIEPARNFTPEMEPEFNRFKSEFVKWKERSRRILSIAISTADTTSQIQETSTRASDAFDEMRILIDQLGERIDGLLSDNLTAARRRGLEQALSMTLNADRDVYQAYVARLLALGATTKEELDALAADNEENIQQALERFNGAAEIVGSGVNQIALSFSSAFEIWSRASSMVISMLLEVFDAKTEQARLAAESAETFNAMRTSIDSLENMQEKRALMAIDNMSKLIARTLGVYIIVVLIAVAASLVIVIILTSTLLKAISVSVEAADRITRGDLTASIDIHRRDEIGTLATGLRSMISRLKRIVGEIRQSAQNISLGSDEVAKSSQQLSQGATEQASNSEEISASMEEMGANIQQNADNAAQTEKIAQRVTEDANKSGEAVSKTVEAMKEIAEKIGIIEEIARQTNMLALNAAIEAARAGEQGKGFAVVAAEVRRLAERSQNAAAEISELSSSSVEIAETAGELLTKLVPDIRKTAELIQEISYSSNEQKSGVEQTNSAMIQLDSITQQNASSAEELSSTSEELSSQADGLVAMINFFNLGQDGSSPEQAPRLLPRETAPIDSIEDEEEFEEF; this is encoded by the coding sequence ATGAAACTCCGACAACAATTCTTGCTTATAGTTGGGATTCCCATTGCCGGGATTCTTCTGATTTTCGCTACAGGATATTTTAGTTTTACCAGTCTGGAGAATGAGGTTGACATGCTTGACACCATTCAGCAGGACCGGGCTACGTTACTGAACGCCGACCGGGACGCCTACCAGGGCTTTCTGGCGGAGAAGATGTCCCTTGACACCATCGACAGGCAGGAGCTGAAAACCCTGGATGCCGACAGCCTGGAAAACCTGGATCAGGCATGGGAAAGGATTATTGAGCCCGCCAGGAACTTTACACCGGAGATGGAGCCTGAATTTAACCGCTTTAAAAGCGAGTTTGTAAAATGGAAAGAGCGCAGCCGCAGAATCCTCTCCATAGCCATATCAACCGCGGATACAACTTCTCAGATTCAGGAAACCTCCACCAGGGCTTCAGACGCTTTCGACGAAATGAGGATACTTATTGACCAGCTGGGAGAGAGAATAGACGGACTTTTGAGCGACAATCTGACGGCCGCCCGCAGACGCGGTCTGGAACAGGCCCTGTCCATGACCCTGAATGCGGACCGGGATGTTTACCAGGCCTACGTAGCCCGGCTCCTTGCGTTAGGTGCAACAACAAAGGAGGAACTCGACGCCCTTGCCGCGGACAATGAGGAGAATATCCAGCAGGCCCTGGAACGCTTTAACGGCGCCGCCGAAATTGTCGGTTCCGGGGTAAACCAGATTGCCCTGTCCTTTTCTTCGGCCTTTGAGATCTGGAGCAGGGCGAGCAGCATGGTGATTTCCATGCTGCTGGAGGTTTTCGATGCAAAAACCGAACAGGCCCGCCTTGCCGCGGAAAGTGCTGAGACCTTCAATGCCATGAGGACCTCCATAGACAGCCTGGAGAATATGCAGGAAAAGCGTGCCCTTATGGCAATCGACAATATGAGCAAACTTATAGCCCGAACCCTGGGGGTATATATCATCGTTGTTCTTATTGCAGTTGCAGCCTCGCTGGTAATCGTTATTATTCTGACCTCAACCCTTCTCAAAGCCATCAGCGTTTCCGTAGAGGCTGCCGACCGCATAACCCGGGGAGATCTTACCGCGAGTATCGATATTCATCGCAGAGATGAAATCGGAACCCTGGCAACCGGCCTCAGGTCGATGATCTCACGGCTCAAACGAATTGTCGGAGAAATCCGCCAGTCCGCCCAGAACATCTCCCTGGGCAGCGACGAAGTAGCCAAAAGCTCCCAGCAGCTCTCCCAGGGTGCCACCGAACAGGCTTCCAACTCGGAAGAAATCTCCGCCTCCATGGAAGAGATGGGCGCAAATATTCAGCAGAACGCCGACAACGCCGCCCAGACAGAAAAGATTGCGCAGCGCGTAACCGAAGACGCGAATAAGAGCGGCGAAGCGGTCAGCAAGACCGTTGAGGCCATGAAGGAAATAGCCGAAAAGATCGGCATCATCGAGGAGATTGCCCGGCAGACGAACATGCTGGCTCTGAACGCGGCCATCGAAGCCGCCAGAGCAGGCGAACAGGGAAAGGGCTTTGCCGTAGTGGCCGCGGAGGTCCGCAGGCTTGCTGAGCGCAGCCAGAACGCAGCTGCAGAAATCAGTGAACTCTCATCCAGTTCGGTAGAAATCGCAGAGACCGCAGGTGAACTGCTGACCAAACTTGTGCCTGACATCCGCAAAACCGCGGAACTGATCCAGGAGATCAGCTATTCCAGCAACGAACAGAAAAGCGGCGTTGAACAGACCAACAGCGCGATGATTCAGCTGGACTCTATTACCCAGCAGAACGCCTCATCAGCGGAGGAACTCTCCTCCACATCCGAGGAACTCTCCTCCCAGGCGGACGGACTGGTCGCGATGATCAATTTTTTTAACCTCGGCCAGGATGGCAGCAGCCCGGAGCAGGCGCCCAGGCTGCTGCCCAGGGAGACAGCTCCCATTGATTCAATAGAAGATGAGGAGGAGTTCGAAGAGTTCTAA
- a CDS encoding ABC transporter permease has translation MILLRFLANDLSRRKASMLVVFVFIFFSALLAAGGAGMLSGLAGSLRFFFSRAQVPHFVQMHGGEISAGTAEDIASWVRENSLLENYQISEMISIDGSSLRFSRADGSEAGSIMDISLVVQNRVFDYLLDMENRIPEPGPGEIGVPVLYAREKGVCIGDTVTLSYSGFKRVFRVAALVRDAQMNPAVVHSKRFLMNRKDYRELKQVFPAREHLISFRLGDPSRVDEFSEAWQATELPQGGPAVDYRIFFLLNSISDGIAAIVLMILSLLLLVIAVLCLRFTILGSIEEDYREIGIMKALGMPRGMIRRIFLFKYLFITGLASASGSLASLPFKALLMQNIQLSIGHNPSAVSRYMVPVIAAAVIFLLTLLLLLPVFRRFNRISAVDALRSGSSAEAGITGRLPLISCGGIDINIILGLRDIVQRPRLFALPFFVYFFSALIILIPVHFLTTLKGPEFISYMGIGRSDIRIDLRYSRDTEARFKAMKQMLNEDPDVTRHVVLQRSLFTLLQGNKHGDAENSSIVVETGDHSLFPLNYLEGGAPETGEEIAISYLYSRDLEKQIGDSLVLEDDGITRRMRICGIYQDITNGGRTAKALTDGSRNRLLGYTAALDLADGIDPEAKVGEYGRMYPSARVTHLQSYLDQTLGGTIAQLSRITRLSIGMGLIIAVLITALFLRMLAARDAGRIAVMRSIGFSCAAVRLQYLSSALFLLVTGIAAGSLFANTPGQAFVGFLWSFMGAPGISFVIDPLKAYLILPLALLAAVTAAVVFSIAGSLKQTISVINVE, from the coding sequence ATGATACTTCTCAGGTTTCTTGCGAATGACTTGTCCCGCCGAAAGGCTTCCATGCTGGTTGTCTTTGTTTTTATTTTTTTCTCGGCGCTTCTGGCTGCAGGCGGAGCAGGAATGCTTAGTGGGCTGGCCGGATCGCTGCGTTTTTTCTTCAGCCGGGCGCAGGTTCCCCACTTTGTTCAGATGCACGGAGGCGAGATCTCTGCCGGTACAGCTGAGGATATTGCTTCCTGGGTCAGGGAGAACAGCCTGCTTGAGAATTACCAGATCTCCGAAATGATCAGCATCGACGGTTCATCCCTCCGTTTTTCGCGGGCTGACGGATCGGAGGCAGGCAGTATTATGGACATCAGTCTGGTGGTTCAGAACCGCGTGTTTGATTATCTGCTGGATATGGAAAACCGTATTCCCGAACCCGGCCCCGGTGAGATCGGCGTTCCCGTTTTGTATGCCCGGGAGAAAGGAGTCTGCATCGGCGATACAGTTACGCTTTCATACTCAGGTTTTAAACGGGTTTTTCGGGTAGCAGCCCTTGTCCGGGATGCCCAGATGAATCCTGCTGTGGTCCATTCCAAACGCTTTCTGATGAACCGGAAGGATTACCGGGAGCTGAAGCAGGTTTTCCCTGCCAGGGAGCACCTTATAAGTTTCCGTCTTGGGGATCCCTCCCGGGTTGACGAGTTCAGTGAAGCCTGGCAGGCAACAGAGCTTCCCCAGGGGGGACCGGCCGTGGATTATCGAATATTCTTCCTTCTCAACAGCATCAGTGACGGTATCGCCGCAATCGTCCTCATGATTCTGAGTCTTCTTCTGCTTGTTATCGCTGTCCTCTGTCTTCGCTTTACGATTCTCGGTTCCATAGAGGAGGATTACCGGGAGATCGGGATAATGAAAGCGCTTGGAATGCCCCGGGGGATGATCAGGAGGATCTTTCTTTTCAAGTATCTGTTTATCACTGGACTTGCTTCGGCTAGTGGAAGCCTTGCCTCTCTGCCTTTCAAGGCTTTACTCATGCAGAATATACAGCTCAGTATCGGGCATAACCCTTCAGCTGTTTCCCGGTACATGGTACCCGTAATTGCAGCAGCGGTCATTTTTCTTCTTACCCTGCTTCTTCTGCTGCCGGTTTTCAGGCGTTTCAACCGCATCAGCGCTGTTGATGCCCTGCGTTCAGGTTCTTCTGCTGAGGCCGGAATTACAGGCCGTCTTCCGTTGATTAGCTGCGGCGGAATAGATATAAACATCATTCTCGGCCTGCGGGATATTGTACAGCGGCCCAGGCTGTTTGCTCTGCCTTTTTTTGTCTATTTTTTCTCCGCCCTGATTATCCTGATTCCCGTTCATTTTTTGACGACCCTGAAGGGCCCGGAATTTATCTCTTATATGGGCATCGGCAGGAGCGATATCCGTATTGACCTGCGGTATTCCCGGGATACGGAAGCGCGTTTTAAAGCGATGAAACAGATGCTGAATGAGGACCCTGATGTCACGCGTCACGTGGTACTGCAGCGCTCCCTGTTTACTCTTCTGCAGGGAAATAAGCATGGAGACGCTGAGAATAGTTCAATTGTCGTTGAAACGGGAGATCATTCTCTCTTCCCCCTGAATTATCTTGAGGGCGGAGCACCGGAAACCGGAGAAGAGATAGCAATCTCATACCTGTACAGCCGGGACCTGGAAAAACAGATCGGTGACAGCCTGGTTCTGGAGGATGACGGCATTACACGGCGAATGAGAATCTGCGGCATATACCAGGACATTACCAACGGCGGACGGACCGCGAAGGCTTTGACCGACGGCTCTCGAAACCGTCTGTTGGGCTATACCGCTGCCCTTGATCTCGCCGATGGCATTGATCCGGAGGCTAAGGTCGGGGAGTACGGCAGGATGTATCCTTCCGCCCGGGTCACTCATCTGCAGAGCTATCTGGACCAGACCCTGGGCGGAACTATCGCGCAGCTTTCACGTATAACGCGATTGTCAATCGGGATGGGGCTGATCATCGCAGTCCTGATTACAGCGCTGTTTCTGCGCATGCTTGCGGCCCGGGACGCGGGGCGTATCGCCGTCATGAGAAGTATCGGATTTTCCTGTGCTGCTGTTCGGCTGCAGTATTTGAGCTCTGCTCTCTTTCTGCTGGTGACCGGTATCGCCGCAGGGAGCCTTTTTGCCAATACCCCGGGGCAGGCGTTTGTAGGATTTCTCTGGAGTTTTATGGGTGCTCCGGGGATCAGCTTCGTGATTGACCCGCTGAAGGCATATCTTATTCTGCCTTTGGCACTCTTGGCTGCTGTGACAGCTGCCGTCGTTTTCAGCATAGCCGGCTCGCTGAAACAGACTATATCAGTAATAAACGTAGAATAA
- a CDS encoding ABC transporter ATP-binding protein, whose product MNTVLETKDLNKWYPLGRDKRVNVLKNIDLVINRGEFVSVMGPSGSGKSTLLYTISGMDRVSSGSVRFNGREINKLPEKELSRLRLKEMGFIFQQIHLLKNLSLLDNIMLSAYLNRGRSRSEINRRARRLMELTGIAPLARNSTDQASGGQLQRVGICRGLINEPAVLFGDEPTGALDSQSALEILDIIKEVHSSGTSVVLVTHDTGVAARSERVLYMLDGRITAEKTLGTFSGGKGEARTRQESLNDWLANLSRSRNEGPVCV is encoded by the coding sequence ATGAATACAGTACTGGAAACAAAAGACTTGAACAAATGGTATCCCCTTGGCAGGGACAAGCGCGTAAATGTCCTGAAGAACATAGACCTGGTTATTAACAGAGGAGAATTTGTCTCTGTCATGGGGCCGTCCGGCTCGGGTAAATCTACTCTGCTCTATACTATTAGCGGAATGGACCGCGTAAGCTCCGGCAGCGTGCGCTTTAACGGACGTGAGATTAATAAACTGCCGGAAAAGGAACTTTCCCGCCTTCGGCTGAAAGAAATGGGTTTTATCTTTCAGCAGATCCACCTGCTGAAAAACCTGAGTCTCCTGGATAATATCATGCTGTCAGCATATCTGAATCGGGGCCGCAGCCGATCCGAAATCAACCGTCGGGCGCGCCGCCTGATGGAACTGACAGGAATCGCCCCTCTTGCACGCAATTCAACTGATCAGGCTTCCGGCGGACAGCTGCAACGGGTCGGCATCTGCCGGGGTCTGATTAATGAGCCTGCTGTTCTCTTCGGGGACGAACCTACCGGAGCCCTGGATTCACAATCAGCCCTGGAAATACTCGATATTATTAAAGAAGTCCACAGCAGCGGAACAAGCGTTGTGCTGGTTACCCATGACACAGGAGTAGCGGCCAGGAGTGAACGGGTGCTGTACATGCTGGATGGCCGCATAACTGCGGAGAAAACCCTGGGTACCTTCTCCGGCGGGAAAGGTGAGGCCCGGACCAGACAGGAGTCTTTGAACGACTGGCTGGCGAACCTCAGCCGGTCCCGAAACGAAGGTCCCGTCTGTGTATGA
- a CDS encoding IS110 family transposase, which yields MEEKIRYVGIDLGKRTYQCAILDEKAKNQQFNGKADGIGLERLAKRLGNDDLVGLEAGNNAFNIARYLTDRVGCHVVVLNPGKLAMIYQSLKKTDREDAVQIARLLQRNPVEELPTVPLPTKKEEEERSVVAELATYKADRTRYINRLHSVFLDSGITTITKADLKTASNREKNVLTLLTGRHVREARRLIEMVAYCEAIIEDLEQETKQFLESEKNTGILMSVPGVGPATALAFIAYVGDGSRFANADQVANYAGLTPRVDSSGETHRMGPISKRGCAYLRRVIVQAAWSLVRSKSGGHLKEAYKTLITRKPKAVAIIAIARRLVKLLYTLVTKKTYYRYSQLKERLAKLKYHKLQIIGLGS from the coding sequence ATGGAAGAGAAGATTCGGTATGTAGGCATCGACCTTGGTAAACGGACTTACCAGTGTGCGATTCTCGATGAGAAAGCCAAGAATCAACAGTTCAATGGAAAAGCCGATGGGATTGGCTTAGAGCGACTTGCCAAGAGATTGGGTAATGATGATTTGGTAGGACTGGAAGCGGGGAACAATGCGTTCAATATTGCTCGATATCTGACTGACCGGGTTGGGTGCCATGTTGTTGTTCTGAACCCTGGGAAGCTTGCAATGATTTACCAATCGCTGAAAAAAACGGATAGGGAAGATGCAGTACAAATTGCCCGCCTGTTACAGCGGAACCCGGTAGAAGAATTGCCAACCGTACCGTTGCCAACGAAGAAAGAGGAAGAGGAGAGGTCAGTTGTAGCCGAACTGGCAACTTACAAAGCAGACCGAACAAGGTACATAAACCGGCTCCATAGTGTGTTTCTCGATTCGGGTATTACAACGATAACGAAAGCGGATCTAAAAACGGCATCGAACAGAGAGAAGAACGTATTGACCCTTCTTACCGGACGGCATGTTCGAGAAGCGAGGCGACTGATAGAAATGGTTGCCTACTGTGAAGCGATTATTGAAGATTTAGAACAGGAAACAAAGCAGTTCCTGGAATCCGAGAAGAACACTGGGATTCTCATGTCTGTCCCAGGAGTCGGTCCTGCTACCGCGTTGGCTTTTATTGCCTACGTAGGGGATGGAAGTCGATTTGCGAATGCAGATCAGGTGGCAAACTACGCAGGCCTCACACCTCGGGTCGATAGCTCTGGGGAAACTCATCGAATGGGGCCAATATCAAAGCGAGGATGTGCATATTTGCGCAGAGTGATCGTACAGGCAGCATGGTCACTGGTGCGTTCGAAAAGTGGGGGGCACTTGAAAGAGGCTTACAAAACTTTAATCACTCGAAAACCTAAAGCAGTAGCGATTATTGCCATTGCTCGGAGATTAGTAAAGCTTCTGTACACCTTGGTGACAAAGAAGACATATTATCGGTATAGCCAGCTTAAAGAGAGGCTTGCGAAGCTGAAATATCATAAATTACAAATTATTGGATTGGGGTCTTGA